The genomic segment GCGCGCGCGCTGCCGCAACTGGGCCCGGTGTTCTGGCTGGCGGCGGGCGATGTGTTTACCCCCGACTTCGTTTTCGACCCGGCTGCCGTGCAGTCCTTTGCGACCAGCGGCCAGTTGGCCCATCTGTGGCTGGTGCCCAACCCGGCCCACCACCCGCGCGGTGACTTTGGCCTGTCGGCGCAGGGGCTGGCCCTGAACCTGCCCGCGCAGGATCCGGCGCCACGCTACACCTACAGCAGCATCGCCTTGCTGCGCGCAGCGCTGTTCGCGCCGCCCTGGTGCGCTATTGCGGCCGGCAACCCCGGCGGCGTGAACGCCGCGCTGGCACCGCTGCTGCGCCGGGCCATGGACCAGCACCGGGTGGGGGCCTCGCTCTACACCGGCCGCTGGACCGATGTCGGCACGCCCGAGCGCTTGGCGCTATTGAATGAGCGCTATTGAATGAGCGCCGCTGAATGGGCGCCGCTGAACGGCGCGGGCCGAGCCGGGGTTTTCGGCCGGCCCGGCCGGTCGGCTTGGTGCCGGAGCATCTGCAGCACCAGAGCAATTGTTTGCAAATGGCCTGGCCAGCCGCTGCGCCGCAGAGCCGATTCGCGAGGAAAATGGCGCATGAGCTCACCGCCCGCCCCATCATCCATCTACGCCCAGCGCCGCGCGCGCCTTGCTGCCCAGTTGGGCCAGGGGGGCATCGCCATCATTCCCACGGCGCCCGAGCGCCCGCGCAACCGGGACAATGACTTTGCGTTTCGCCACGACAGCTACTTTTACTATCTGACCGGTTTCACCGAGCCGGGCGCCGCCTTGGTGCTGGCCCACGATGGCCAGAGCACGCTGTTTTGCCAGCCCAAGGACCCGGAGCGCGAGATCTGGGACGGCTACCGCCTGGGGCCTGCGGCGGCCCCTGCGGCGCTCGGCGTCGATGCGGCGCACCCGATCACCGAGTTCGATGCCAGGCTGCCCCGCCTGCTGGAAAACAGCCGCTGCGTCTGGTATCCGTTTGGCACGCACAGCGGTCTGGCCGCGCGGCTGGAAGGCTGGCTCGCCGCCGTGCGCGCGCGGCTGCGCTACGGCGCGCTGTGCCCAACGATGCAGGGCGACCTGTGCACGCTGCTCGACGAGATGCGCCTGTTCAAGGACGGGCACGAGCAAGACCTGATGCGCCGTGCCAGCCGGATCAGCGCGCAGGCCCATATCCGCGCCATGCAGCGCTCGGCGCGCATGTTGCGCTCGGGCCAGGCGCTGCGCGAATACCATCTGGAGGCCGAACTACTGCATGCGCTGCGCGACGCCGGCGTGCAGTCCACGGCCTACACCTGTATCGTCGCCGCAGGCGCCAATGCCTGCGTGCTGCATTACCGGGCCGATGCGGCCCCGGTGCGCAATGGCGATCTGGTGCTGATCGACGCCGGCGGCGAGCTCGATGGCTACGCCAGCGACATCACGCGCACCTTCCCGGCCAATGGCCGCTTCACCGGCCCGCAGCGCGCACTGTATGACTTGGTGCTGGCCAGCCAGGAGGCCGCCGTGGCCGCCATCCGGGCCGGCGCACGTTTCGACGACCCGCATGACGCCAGCGTGGCCGTGCTGGCGCAGGGCCTGCTCGACCTGGGCCTGCTCGACGGCAACCGGGTGGGCCGGCGCGACGATGTGATCGCCAGCCGCGCCTATTTCCAGTTCTACATGCACCGCACCAGCCATTGGCTGGGCATGGACGTGCACGACTGCGGCAGCTATCTGGAGCCCGGCGAGATCGGCCAGGTCAGCCAGCGCCGCGACCCGCTCACGGGCCAGACCATCAGCCACCGGCCCAGCCGCGTGCTGCGCCCCGGCATGGTGCTGACCGTCGAGCCCGGCATCTACGTGCGGCCCGCTGCCGGCGTGCCCGAGCAGTTCCACCATCTCGGCATCCGCATCGAAGACGATGCCATCGTCACCGCCTCGGGCTGCGAACTGATCACGCGCGACGTGCCGGTGCAGGCCGGCGCCATCGAAGCGCTGATGCGCGACTGAGCAACGCAGCCCCATGCAAGAATCGGCACCCGATCACCACCCATCCATCCCCCGAAAGACCCGCCCCATGCCTACGCGCCGCGCCACCAAGATCGTTGCCACCCTGGGCCCTGCATCGAGCGAGCCGGCGCTGCTGGAGGCCATGATCCGCGCAGGGGTGAATGTGGTTCGGCTGAACTTCAGCCACGGCAAGGCGCAAGACCATATCGACCGCGCCGCCTGCGTGCGTGCTGCGGCGCAGCGCGCCGGGCACGAGGTGGCCATCATGGCCGACCTGCAAGGGCCCAAGATCCGCGTCGGCAAATTCGCCGAAGGCCGGGTGCTGCTGGCGCCGGGCGCTCCCTTCGTGCTCGACGCATCGCGCACCGAACCGGGCGACATCGATGGCGTGGGCCTCGATTACAAGGAACTGCCGCACGATGTGAAGGGCGGCGACCTGCTGCTGCTCAACGATGGCCTGATCGTGCTCAGCGTGGACGCAGTGCGCGGCGAGCAGGTGCACACCACCGTCAAGATCGGCGGCGAGCTGTCGAACAACAAAGGCATCAACAAAAAGGGCGGCGGCCTGACGGCGTCGGCCCTGACGGCCAAGGACATGGAGGACATCCGCACCGCGATGGGCTTTCAGGCCGACTATGTGGCCGTGAGCTTTCCGAAAAATGCGACCGACATGGAAATGGCGCGCCAACTGTGCACCGTCGCCGCCTCGGAGCAGCGCCACAAGCCGGGCCTGATCGCCAAGATCGAGCGCGCCGAGGCGATTCCGCACCTGCAAGCCATACTGCGCGTGAGCGACGGCATCATGGTCGCGCGCGGCGACCTGGCGGTGGAAGTGGGCAACGCCGCCGTGCCGGCGCTGCAAAAGAAGATGATCCGCATGGCGCGGGATATGGACAAACTGGTGATCACCGCCACGCAGATGATGGAAAGCATGATCACCAACCCGGTGCCCACGCGGGCCGAGGTCAGTGACGTGGCCAATGCCGTGCTCGACGGAACCGACGCCGTGATGCTCAGCGCCGAAACCGCTGCCGGCCGCTACCCGCTCGAAACCGTGACCGAAATGGCCACCATCTGCGCCGCCGCCGAAGCCGCCGAGGAGCACCGGCTCGACGCCGACTTCACCGGCCAGACCTTTGACCGCATCGACCAGTCGATCGCCATGGGCGCGCTGTTCACGGCCCACCACCTGGGCGCCAAAGCCATCGTGGCCATGACCGACAGCGGTGCCACCGCGCTGTGGATGAGCCGGCATGGCATCCATGTCCCGATCTACGCGCTCACCCCCAAGGTGGCCACGCAGCGCAAGATGGCCATGTACCGCAACGTGCTGCCGCTGCTGATGGACACCAGCGCCGACCGCGACACCGCGCTGGCCCAGGCCGAGCAGCATCTGAAAAGCCGCGGCATCGTGCAGCAAGGCGATGTCTACGCCATCACCTGCGGCGAGCCGATGGGCGCCCCCGGCGGGACCAACATGCTGAAAATCTGCGTCGTCGCTTGAGGGATCACCCCGCAGCGCCCGTCGTTGCGCCTGTTGCGCCTGTTTCGCCCGTGGCACTGTCCGCATGGCTGCGGCCAACCGGGGTGGCGCAGTCAGCGGACCCGGCGGCGTGACGGTCCTGGCCGTCCGGGGTCGTGGCACCGGCGCTGGCGGCCGATCGCCGGCGCAGTGCGCCAGCCGCCACATCGCACAGCCAGCCGGTGCTCCAGCACAGCCAGCCGGTCCACAGCGTATGGCTCATGAAATGCGCGCCGCGCAACTGTTGCGCGCCACCGAGCACCAGGCCGGCCAGCAAGGCGCCGGCCAGCCACCAGCGGGCGACGCCGGGCAACTGGTGGCGCAGCGCGAAATAGCCGCCGAGAAAGGCAAAGCCCGCAGCGGCATGGCCGGCCGGAAAGCAGCGCCCGCCGCCGCCGTCGCGCACCCCCAGCGCCCAATGCGAGACATGGCGCGCGACACCGCCGAACTGCGCCAGATCCCAGGGGCAACTGGTGGCGCTCAGGCTCTTGGCCGCGCTGACCAGCGCCAGCGCCAGCAAGCAGCTCACGACCATCTGCCACCGGTCGCGGGCGGCCATGCGCCGCAAAAATCCCTTGGGCCACCACAGGCCCAGGGTCAGCAGCAGCAACAGCAAATATCCCAGGCGCCGGGCGCCCTCGTGCAGCACCTGTGTCAAAAACCACTGCTCACGCAACGCAAAGCCGCCCGCAGAGCCAAAGACCCGGGCCAGCGCCAGGTCTTGCCCGCCCGCATCCCAGGCCAGCACGCCGGCCAGGGCCGCCAGGGTCCAGCACAGGTGGGCGTGGCGCCGCAGCGGGGACGGTGGCGCGTCGGAAAGCGACTGGGATGGCATGACCCCGGACCATACCGCATGGCGGCGCGGCCGGCACCGGTCATGCTTTCACGCGCCCCGCCCCGGGCTGCGCCGGGCCGCACCGGGCCGCGCCGGCGCGGCACTGGCGTGCCGCAGGGGGCCGCGTGCAACACGCAGCAGCTTGCCTTGCCGGGACAGCCGGGACAGCGCCCGATCGACGGCGGCCCGGCTGCCGGAGCGCAGAGACTCCCGGGGCGGCGGCGCACCCTGTCGAGCGCATGGCCCATCGCGTTCCGGCCGGATTTTTCCAGGCACCGCCCACCGCTTGTCATCGGCCCTGCCCGATGACCGCCGCGCGCACCTGGTGGGCGAAGTCCTGTGCCAGTGCGGATCTGCACCGGCCTGCGGCCCAGATCACGGCGATGTCGAACAAGATGGCGGGGTGAAAGGGCCGGACCACGACGCCGCGCCCGCAGTATTCGGCCGCTGTGAACGGATCGACGATGCTGACGCCGGCTCCGGCGGCGACCAGTGCGCAGGCGATCATCGATAGCGGTGTTTCGATGCGCACTTCGCGCGTGATGCGTTCGGACGCGAAGAGCGCGTCGATCTGATAGCGCAGTTGCGTCATCTGCTCCAGCGAGACGAAAGACTCGCCGGCGAAATCACGCGGCCCAAGAACCGATCGGGCTGCAAGCCGGTGGTCTTGGGGCAGCACCGCGACCGCCGTGGCCTGCGGCAGGGGCTCGACATCGAGGCTCGGAAAATCCAGCGGCAGTTGGACGAAGCCAAGTTCGCAAAAGCCCGAGACCACCCAGTCCGCTACCTGTGATGAGCTACTGCCGTAGACCGTGACATTCAGGCCGGGCTTGTGCTGAAGGTAGCGGCTCACGAGCCGAGGCAGGAAGCCGACATTGAACGCCGGCAAGGCCGCGATGCGCAGCGTACCCATGCGCCGCTCGCGCAGGCTCAGGGCTGCGGCCTGTATGCGCTCCAGGCCAACGAATTGGCGCTCGACCTCGCGAAAAAGCGATAGCGCCTCGTTCGTCGGCACCAGCCTCGTGCCGCGCTTGACGAAGAGCTTGAGCCCGAGTGCGTATTGCAGGTCATGGATCAGTCGCGTCACCGCAGGCTGGGAGATGCTCAGCGCCTGGGCTGCGGCAGTGACCCCGCCCATGATGATGACGGTGCGGAAGGCCTCGATCTGGCGCGGATTCAGCATGCGGTGCTCTCACTGGCAATACATCACATTTGGACATGGACCGCGCCAAGCATTTGATTTGACCCGGATCACGGTTATCGCTGATGCTCGGCCGACCGATGCAAAACGGGAGAGTGCCTGATGAAGTCCATGTGGTTTGGCGTGCTTTCGGCGACAGCCATCCTGGCTGGCGCCGGTTCGGCTTTCGCCCAGCAGAAAACGCTGTATGTTGCCGGCTATGGCGGCTCCTTCGAGCAGATGATGCGCAAGGAGGTCATTCCCGATTTTGAAAAGCAGGCCAGGCTCAGGATCGAGTATGTCGCCGGCAACTCGACCGACACGCTGGCCAAGTTGCAGGCGCAAAAAGGCAATCAGCAGATCGACGCCATCATCGTCGATGATGGTCCAGCCTATCAAGCGGTCTCGCTCGGGTTCTGCGGCACGCTGCGCCCGGCGCCGATTTATGCCGATGTCGCGCCGGTGATGAAGTTCAAATCGAACCAGGCCATCGGTTTGGGCATGGTGGCGACGGGCCTGTTCTATAACAAAAAGGTCTTCGCGGAGAACCGATGGCCGGCCCCGACGTCCTGGGCCGATCTGAACGACCCCAAGTTTCGCAAGAAGCTGGTGATCCCGTCGATCAACAACACCTACGGTCTGCATACGCTGGTCGCGATGGCGCAGCTCGGTGGCGGCAGCGAGGCGAATGTGGAGCCCGGCTTCAAGATGATCAAGGAGCAGACCAATCCCAACGTGCTGGTGTATGAGTCCTCGGCAGCGAAGATGGTCGAGTTGTTCCAGAGC from the Verminephrobacter eiseniae EF01-2 genome contains:
- a CDS encoding aminopeptidase P N-terminal domain-containing protein, which encodes MSSPPAPSSIYAQRRARLAAQLGQGGIAIIPTAPERPRNRDNDFAFRHDSYFYYLTGFTEPGAALVLAHDGQSTLFCQPKDPEREIWDGYRLGPAAAPAALGVDAAHPITEFDARLPRLLENSRCVWYPFGTHSGLAARLEGWLAAVRARLRYGALCPTMQGDLCTLLDEMRLFKDGHEQDLMRRASRISAQAHIRAMQRSARMLRSGQALREYHLEAELLHALRDAGVQSTAYTCIVAAGANACVLHYRADAAPVRNGDLVLIDAGGELDGYASDITRTFPANGRFTGPQRALYDLVLASQEAAVAAIRAGARFDDPHDASVAVLAQGLLDLGLLDGNRVGRRDDVIASRAYFQFYMHRTSHWLGMDVHDCGSYLEPGEIGQVSQRRDPLTGQTISHRPSRVLRPGMVLTVEPGIYVRPAAGVPEQFHHLGIRIEDDAIVTASGCELITRDVPVQAGAIEALMRD
- a CDS encoding phosphatase PAP2 family protein translates to MPSQSLSDAPPSPLRRHAHLCWTLAALAGVLAWDAGGQDLALARVFGSAGGFALREQWFLTQVLHEGARRLGYLLLLLLTLGLWWPKGFLRRMAARDRWQMVVSCLLALALVSAAKSLSATSCPWDLAQFGGVARHVSHWALGVRDGGGGRCFPAGHAAAGFAFLGGYFALRHQLPGVARWWLAGALLAGLVLGGAQQLRGAHFMSHTLWTGWLCWSTGWLCDVAAGALRRRSAASAGATTPDGQDRHAAGSADCATPVGRSHADSATGETGATGATTGAAG
- the pyk gene encoding pyruvate kinase, producing MPTRRATKIVATLGPASSEPALLEAMIRAGVNVVRLNFSHGKAQDHIDRAACVRAAAQRAGHEVAIMADLQGPKIRVGKFAEGRVLLAPGAPFVLDASRTEPGDIDGVGLDYKELPHDVKGGDLLLLNDGLIVLSVDAVRGEQVHTTVKIGGELSNNKGINKKGGGLTASALTAKDMEDIRTAMGFQADYVAVSFPKNATDMEMARQLCTVAASEQRHKPGLIAKIERAEAIPHLQAILRVSDGIMVARGDLAVEVGNAAVPALQKKMIRMARDMDKLVITATQMMESMITNPVPTRAEVSDVANAVLDGTDAVMLSAETAAGRYPLETVTEMATICAAAEAAEEHRLDADFTGQTFDRIDQSIAMGALFTAHHLGAKAIVAMTDSGATALWMSRHGIHVPIYALTPKVATQRKMAMYRNVLPLLMDTSADRDTALAQAEQHLKSRGIVQQGDVYAITCGEPMGAPGGTNMLKICVVA
- a CDS encoding LysR family transcriptional regulator, giving the protein MLNPRQIEAFRTVIIMGGVTAAAQALSISQPAVTRLIHDLQYALGLKLFVKRGTRLVPTNEALSLFREVERQFVGLERIQAAALSLRERRMGTLRIAALPAFNVGFLPRLVSRYLQHKPGLNVTVYGSSSSQVADWVVSGFCELGFVQLPLDFPSLDVEPLPQATAVAVLPQDHRLAARSVLGPRDFAGESFVSLEQMTQLRYQIDALFASERITREVRIETPLSMIACALVAAGAGVSIVDPFTAAEYCGRGVVVRPFHPAILFDIAVIWAAGRCRSALAQDFAHQVRAAVIGQGR
- a CDS encoding ABC transporter substrate-binding protein → MKSMWFGVLSATAILAGAGSAFAQQKTLYVAGYGGSFEQMMRKEVIPDFEKQARLRIEYVAGNSTDTLAKLQAQKGNQQIDAIIVDDGPAYQAVSLGFCGTLRPAPIYADVAPVMKFKSNQAIGLGMVATGLFYNKKVFAENRWPAPTSWADLNDPKFRKKLVIPSINNTYGLHTLVAMAQLGGGSEANVEPGFKMIKEQTNPNVLVYESSAAKMVELFQSGQAVLGVWGSGRVKAFADTGFPAEFVYPREGGFVLGIVGCPVEGSKNAVEANAFLQYMLSPAVQMTLALRHGAGPANTRVVLTPQQHRGLPYGGQARALKALDWDTANARREEWTRRWNREIER
- a CDS encoding nucleotidyltransferase family protein codes for the protein MLLAAGRGERMRPLTDTTPKPLLTVQGQPLLHWQLQALQAAGVGQVVINTAWLGAQISAHFSNVFTHRGLTHPHRPLLISYSHEAVDFGAALGTAGGIARALPQLGPVFWLAAGDVFTPDFVFDPAAVQSFATSGQLAHLWLVPNPAHHPRGDFGLSAQGLALNLPAQDPAPRYTYSSIALLRAALFAPPWCAIAAGNPGGVNAALAPLLRRAMDQHRVGASLYTGRWTDVGTPERLALLNERY